One window of Camelina sativa cultivar DH55 chromosome 4, Cs, whole genome shotgun sequence genomic DNA carries:
- the LOC104782270 gene encoding abscisic acid receptor PYL4-like has product MLAVHRPSSAVSDGDSGQIPMMIASFQKRFPSLSRDSTAARFHTHEVGPNQCCSAVVQEISAPISTVWSVVRRFDNPQAYKHFLKSCSVIGGDGGNVGSLRKVHVVSGLPAGSSTERLDILDDERHVISFSVVGGDHRLSNYRSVTTLHPSPISGTVVVESYVVDVPPGNTKEETCDFVDVIVRCNLQSLANIAEHTAAESKKKMSL; this is encoded by the coding sequence ATGCTCGCCGTTCACCGTCCTTCCTCCGCCGTATCCGATGGAGATTCCGGTCAGATTCCGATGATGATCGCGTCGTTTCAAAAACGTTTTCCTTCTCTCTCACGCGACTCCACGGCGGCACGTTTTCACACGCACGAGGTTGGTCCAAACCAGTGTTGCTCCGCCGTGGTACAAGAGATCTCCGCTCCAATCTCCACCGTATGGTCCGTCGTACGCCGCTTCGATAACCCACAAGCTTACAAACACTTTCTCAAAAGCTGTAGCGTCATAGGCGGAGACGGCGGTAACGTTGGTAGCCTCCGTAAAGTCCACGTAGTTTCTGGCCTCCCTGCCGGGAGCTCCACCGAGAGACTCGATATCCTTGACGACGAACGCCACGTCATCAGCTTCAGCGTTGTTGGTGGTGACCACCGGCTTTCTAACTACCGATCTGTCACGACCCTTCACCCTTCTCCGATCTCCGGTACCGTCGTTGTGGAATCTTACGTGGTTGATGTTCCTCCGGGAAACACAAAGGAAGAGACTTGTGACTTCGTTGACGTTATCGTACGATGCAATCTTCAATCTCTTGCGAATATAGCCGAGCATACAGCGGCggagagcaagaagaagatgtcTCTGTAA